CATAACTCAAGTATTGCAGCTTCGGGTGACACCCCATTCTCAACAAGGATCCTGTAACCCTCAGCGAGCATGAATAGGAATGCCCCAGCCCAGGTGTGCTCGCTGAAGAGGTCTGTCACGGTCTCCTCCTCGAAACTAGACTCCACAGCAACACCACCAGGCCTGCCAATGGCACCAATAGCCTTTGAGTAAGCCAATGCGTAGTCCCAGGCCCTGCCACTGTAGTTATTGGCCACGCCAATGAGCACAGGGAAGCCCCTACCATTAACGAAGTTATCCCTAACACCCTCACCAATCATCCTGGGGGCAACCATGATAACGTCACAATTGGTGGGTGGTTTAATGAAGCCATAGTAAACATTGTAACCACTGAGGAAAACCACCACATCACCATCCCTTAAATTGGGCTGGATATCCCTAACCCAAACCTCAGGCTGAACCTCATCAGGAATAGCCATAACCACCACATCACCCCTCCTAACAGCCTCCGGGATGGGAACAACCTCAAAACCAGCATCCTTAGCCCTCCTCGCATACTCATCCTCAATATTCCCCACAACAACCCTAAAACCACCATCCCTAAGATTCATCGCCTGGGCACTACCCTGATTACCAAAACCAATCATCGCAATAACCCTATCCTTAATCAGGGAGGCATCCCCATCAAAAAATAACCTAGCCATACAAATAAGCAAATAAAGAATGCTTATTAAATTTTCCCTAAAGATTTTAAAAAACGATCAAAATATTTTTAAGATTTTTAATTAATAATGTACATTTATGACTCACCCCTCCTAATCTTAGCGGTAACTGGTGTTACCTGCTTAAACAACCTTAGGGAGTACACAGGGGTATCTCCAATTATATTATAAAGAATAGGCCAGTATTAGGTATGCAAGTACGAAACTACCCATTGCCGTCTTCATACATCCAAATATGTACGGGTCCACGAAAGCAGCTGTTGAGCGAACTAAGTACAATGTTAGGGTTAATGTAATAGCACCCGATGTTGAGACCGCGTTAACTCAGCAGATAAAGAGTGACCCTGCATGGTACGAGGCATACAGAACAAAGCCTGCATTGAAGAGATGGGCGACTGTGCGTGAAATAGCTGGCCCAGCTATATTCCTGGCCACACCGGCGGCTTCCTACATAACTGGCGCTGTTATTTACGTTGACGGTGGTTGGACGGCCGTGGATGGTAGGTACGACCCAAACATTCCATGAGTACTAATCGGCGTATTTTAAAGATAATTCCACATATTTATTGGGGTTCATTATACCGTTTGGGTCCATTAACTCCTTGATCCTCTTCATAATTAGTAATGCCTTTAGGTTGTTACGTGACTTAAATTGCTCATAGAGTAATGGGGCCTTTTGAAGCCCAACGCCATGCTCTCCAGTTATACTACCACCAAGTCTAATTGCTACTCTACAAAGCTCCTCATACACCCTGCCCGCTTCTTCCTCCTTACCTGGCTCAATAAGTATGTGTGGGTGTATATTACCATCACCAATATGTGCCAATATTGGTATTGGCTTCCCCATTTCCCGCTCTATCCTCCTCACCTCCCTAATGGCATCGGACACCCTTGAGATGGGCAGTGATAAATCCTCCGAGAAGAAATCACCGTAGAATGCCTTTATAGCCTCACCAGCCCTTGACCTAAGCATTAAAACCCCCTTGGCCTCTTCCTCACTTACCATTACCTTAACACTCTCTACCCCAACCTTCCTCACCACGTTCATTAAGTCGTCAACATACTCACCCTCTATTCGAATAATCAACAACCCACCAGGTGCCTCGGGTAAATTTCCATTGAATACTTTATTGACCGCGATTATTGAGTGGTGATCCATGTACTCCATTAACTCAGGCAGCAAGCCATTCTCCCTAATCTCCGTAACCAATTTGCTGAGCTCATCCTCATTCTCAATACCTATTAGCAACGTGGTGAACGGCTTCTTCGGTATTGGTATTATTCTAAGCCATGCCTCAGTTATAATTCCAAGGGTACCCTCACTGCCAATGAATAAGTGAACCAAGTCATAACCCGCCCTATCCTTCCTCAACGGTTCACCGAATTGGGCAACCTCACCCGTGGGTAAAACAACCCTAAGTGCCAGAACCCAGTCCCTCATGGTTCCATACCTCAGAGCCCTCATTCCACCCGCACCAGTTGCAATCATACCCCCCACGGTGCACATGTAATGGCTCGCTGGATCCACTGGGAAGAAGAAGCCGTACCTTGCAAGTTCCTCGTTAAGCCTGTCAAGTATTATTCCTGGTTGAACCCTAACATACCAATCAACGGTATTAACCTCGAGAACCCTATCCATCATCCTCATATCAATTAAGACACAACCATCGCATGACAACGCGCCAGTGAGGCTTGTCCCAGCACCCCACGGTATTACAGGCACCTTATACTCATTAGCGAGTTTCACCAGGGCAATGACGTCCTGCTCATTACGAGGATAAACTATCACCAGGGGCTTTACGGGGAATCCTATGAAATCCCTCCTCTCGCCAAACTCATACGTCATGCCGAGCCTCCTTAACTCGTTGATTAATTGCTCCTTAACCATTAACTCAACAAATGACCCTTAGTAATTTAAGGGCGCTATCTTATGCATTTAATACCCCTTACTAAATTCCCTCTTAACTGCCTCATAAAGGCCCTTAATGTAGCCTATTGTGTAGATTCTACCCAGGTAGTTATAGCCAGGCGCGCCTAATTCTGTGTCATTCTCAAGGGTTGGTGTATGATCAACCCTAACGTAACCATTATAGCCAATCTCCACGTACGCCCTCATTACCCCCACCAGGTCCGTCTTACCCTCACCTATCAATGTCTCTACGAAATTATACCTATCACCCTTAACATCCCTGAAATGCACAAAGAATATCCTATCCCTAAACCTCCTAATGACGCTTGGTAGGTCGTCGGTCATTAATGTGAAGTTTCCTTGACATAGAGTTATACCATTATAATCACTCCTAACTAGGGTCAGTAGTTTCTCAAAGGACTCAATGGAATTCATGATCCTCGGTATGCCCCTAAACTCAGGTATTGGTGGATCATCGGGGTGCATTGCTATCTTAACATTACTTTGCTCCGCAATTGGCACTATATACTCAAGGAACTCCCTAAGGTTATTCCAAAGCTTCTCATGGGTAACACCGTACTCCTTAACCAACCTATGCGGCGGCGCCTTCTCAATATCGCCATAGTTAAATCCACTTACGTACATCCCATCCCTACCAACAATGTGCGTATGAGTCCTGGACCAACCAATACCAGCCATCCAATTATAGACCCAAATCTCAATCCCCAACTTACCCATATTCTCAATGAGCCTAGCCACATTATCAAGCTCCTCCTCCTTAACCCTCGGTATCCCAAGCCTTATACCATCCATTGGTGGGTTATCCTCAATAATAACGAGCTTAAGCCCATTATCCTCAAGCATATTCTTATACCTCATCAACGGCCCGTAGTCCCAGGGCTTCTCCTCCTCAATCATACGCCAATCACTAAACCACCTGGGTAGAATACCCGTGACATGGTAAACACCCAACTGCCTAAGAACCCTCCAGAACCAAGACGGCCTATTCTCAAGTATTATCTCCGCAAACCTCACATTAACATACCAAGGGAATGCATTTTTAAGGACTCTTTATTACATGTAAGATATAACATATTAATCCCATGAATGCCTACACATCACCCAATGCCCAGGCTATTTGGTTGGGTGGGTAAGGTTGTCGAGGTTAATCTAAGCAGTGGCGGTATTAAGACGTTAACCCCCGATGCCGAGGTTTACGATAAAGTCCTCGGCGGTGAAGGACTGGCCGCCTACTTCATCTATAAGAATTTCCACGAGATAAGGGGCCCCCTGGATCCAAGCAACATTATCGTATTCGCCAGCGGCCCATTAACCAGCGACATAATACCCCAAAGCGGTAGGTTATCCGCGGGCTTCATCTCACCATTAACTGGCATCTTCGGCGCCACGCACATAGGTAC
This is a stretch of genomic DNA from Vulcanisaeta thermophila. It encodes these proteins:
- the ilvC gene encoding ketol-acid reductoisomerase; this encodes MARLFFDGDASLIKDRVIAMIGFGNQGSAQAMNLRDGGFRVVVGNIEDEYARRAKDAGFEVVPIPEAVRRGDVVVMAIPDEVQPEVWVRDIQPNLRDGDVVVFLSGYNVYYGFIKPPTNCDVIMVAPRMIGEGVRDNFVNGRGFPVLIGVANNYSGRAWDYALAYSKAIGAIGRPGGVAVESSFEEETVTDLFSEHTWAGAFLFMLAEGYRILVENGVSPEAAILELWASGELIAIAKAIMEKGLFAQLRGHSTTSQYGHLTWGPRYITDEVRRLMRQAVKEIKDGTFAREWALERMLGYPVFNRLWDEVMKSDVWRDEDKLYRALGRRK
- a CDS encoding FAD-binding oxidoreductase produces the protein MVKEQLINELRRLGMTYEFGERRDFIGFPVKPLVIVYPRNEQDVIALVKLANEYKVPVIPWGAGTSLTGALSCDGCVLIDMRMMDRVLEVNTVDWYVRVQPGIILDRLNEELARYGFFFPVDPASHYMCTVGGMIATGAGGMRALRYGTMRDWVLALRVVLPTGEVAQFGEPLRKDRAGYDLVHLFIGSEGTLGIITEAWLRIIPIPKKPFTTLLIGIENEDELSKLVTEIRENGLLPELMEYMDHHSIIAVNKVFNGNLPEAPGGLLIIRIEGEYVDDLMNVVRKVGVESVKVMVSEEEAKGVLMLRSRAGEAIKAFYGDFFSEDLSLPISRVSDAIREVRRIEREMGKPIPILAHIGDGNIHPHILIEPGKEEEAGRVYEELCRVAIRLGGSITGEHGVGLQKAPLLYEQFKSRNNLKALLIMKRIKELMDPNGIMNPNKYVELSLKYAD
- a CDS encoding mannonate dehydratase; the protein is MRFAEIILENRPSWFWRVLRQLGVYHVTGILPRWFSDWRMIEEEKPWDYGPLMRYKNMLEDNGLKLVIIEDNPPMDGIRLGIPRVKEEELDNVARLIENMGKLGIEIWVYNWMAGIGWSRTHTHIVGRDGMYVSGFNYGDIEKAPPHRLVKEYGVTHEKLWNNLREFLEYIVPIAEQSNVKIAMHPDDPPIPEFRGIPRIMNSIESFEKLLTLVRSDYNGITLCQGNFTLMTDDLPSVIRRFRDRIFFVHFRDVKGDRYNFVETLIGEGKTDLVGVMRAYVEIGYNGYVRVDHTPTLENDTELGAPGYNYLGRIYTIGYIKGLYEAVKREFSKGY